A region of Anolis sagrei isolate rAnoSag1 chromosome 2, rAnoSag1.mat, whole genome shotgun sequence DNA encodes the following proteins:
- the NIPSNAP3A gene encoding protein NipSnap homolog 3A, producing MLGPRTWLRGALAAARGIPGQVSSSFATGPRQHDGTFYEFRTYTVKPSKMKEFMDLTSKNIHLRTAHSPMLGYWTLEFGGLNKAFHIWKYESFAQRSAVRTALAKDQAWQEKYLSQMLPLLDKQDNEIAYLVPWCELGSSEKDGVYELVTFHMKPGGPAVWGQSFKTAINAHVKTGYTKLIGVFHTEYGKLNRVHALWWNESPDSRASGRHYAHEDPRVVAAVRESVQFLESQQNCLLVPTAFSPLK from the exons ATGCTGGGACCCAGGACTTGGCTGCGGGGAGCCCTGGCGGCGGCGCGGGGGATCCCAGgccag GTTTCCTCATCTTTTGCGACTGGGCCCAGACAACATGATGGCACGTTTTATGAGTTCCGTACCTATACTGTTAAGCCAAGCAAGATGAAAGAGTTTATGGATCTGACTAGTAAAAATATCCACCTCCGCACAGCTCATTCTCCCATGCTGGGCTATTGGACTTTGGAGTTTGGAGGACTGAACAAAGCATTCCACATTTGGAAGTACG AAAGCTTTGCCCAAAGATCTGCCGTCCGGACAGCATTAGCCAAAGACCAAGCCTGGCAAGAAAAATATTTGTCTCAAATGTTGCCCTTGTTAGACAAACAAGACAATGAGATTGCTTACCTCGTGCCCTGGTGTGAACTTGGCAGCTCTGAAAAGGATg GAGTCTATGAATTGGTTACCTTCCACATGAAACCTGGTGGACCAGCAGTGTGGGGACAGTCTTTTAAAACGGCAATTAATGCTCACGTGAAGACTGGATACACTAAGCTGATTGGTGTCTTTCATACAGAATATGGGAAACTTAACAGAG TTCATGCGCTTTGGTGGAATGAGAGCCCAGATAGTCGAGCATCTGGAAGACACTATGCACATGAGGATCCGAGAGTCGTCGCTGCTG TTCGCGAAAGTGTTCAGTTCCTGGAATCTCAGCAGAACTGTCTCCTGGTGCCTACTGCATTCTCACCTCTAAAATAG